Part of the Candidatus Nitrospira nitrificans genome is shown below.
GAAAACACCCGCCGTGCTCATGCAGAATTCAGGACTCGGCACCTCTCTCAATGCGCTCATTTCTCTGAATATGATTTATCAACAACCCTGCATCCTGATCGTTTCCTGGCGCGGGCAGGGGGGGAAGGATGCCCCCGAACATTTGGTGATGGGAGAAGTGATGCCGCAATTGCTCGATACAGTGAAGATCCCGCACCGGACTCTGACGGAAAAAACAGCGAGTGAAGATTTTAGGTGGGTCGCCGAGACATTCATGAAACAGCGGATTCCTGTCGCGTTGTTCATTACCAAGGGCGTGGTCAAGGGGTTGCATCCATGAGGCCCGAACAAGGCACATTGATCAGCCGCGCGCAGGCCATGGCGGCTGTGCTCGAGTTACTGACCGATCAGCCCGTCATCATCTGCAACGGGTTTCCCTCGCGTGAGGCGCACAAGATCGCGGATCGGCCCACCCATTTCTATATGATCGGCTCCATGGGAAATGCTCCGGCCATCGCGCTCGGTGTCGCGCTCGCAAAGCCCAATAAACAGGTGGTTACCTTCGATGGCGACGGGAATGTGTTGATGGGCATGGGCACGCTTGCGACGGTTGGGGCGTTGAAACCGAAGAACTTCATCCATGTCGTCTTCGACAACGAAGTGTACGGCACGACCGGGAACCAGCCCACGATCTCCAACGTGGTGCCGCTGGAGAAAGTGGCGAAGTCGGCGGGTTATGTGAATGTGGAACGGGTCCTTGATCGCGAGGATCTGGTCTATGAGTTCAAGGACATGCTGAAAAAGGATGGGCCCAGCATGCTGCTCATTAAAGTGAATGAATTCATGGAAGATGCCGGCCGTGTCCTGCACGATCCGCCGGACATCACCCGCCGATTCATGAAAGCGATTGAATAACGTGTCTCGTGAGCGTTGCTCGTTCCTTTGTCCTGAGTTCCAGGTTTCATGTTCAACCGTTCACGTTGTGCAGAAACAAAAATCTCAACCCGCAACCCTGAAATATGAAACTTGAAACCATTGACCGATACGCTTCACGCTTCACGAACGACGAGGTGCGACGGTGGTTCTCCTAAATCCAGGGCCAGTGAACGTTTCCGAGCGTGTGCGGCAGGCGCTGCTGAAACCCGATATCTGTCATCGAGAAGATGAATTTTTAGAACTGCTTCACCGCATCCAAACCAAGCTGCTCAAAGCCTTTGTTCCCGGAGCCGAATCGGACTACGTTGCCGTCGTGATGACCGGATCGGGGACGGCTGCCGTCGAAGCCGCTTTGATGTCGTCGCTCCCTCACGGTCGCCGTATGCTCATCCTCAACAACGGGGTCTATGGCGAACGGATGTCCCACATCGTGGGCCTCCATCGTCTGGGGGTGAGCGAGTTGAAGTATGACTGGACGATTCGGCCGGACCCGGAGAAGCTGCTGCTTGCCTTGCGGCAGCATCAGGAAGTGCATGCCGTCGGCATGGTGCACCATGAGACCACCACCGGACTCCTCAACCCTGTTCATGAGATCGCCGAAATCATCGATAATCAAAATCGCGTGTTTGTGCTGGATGCCGTCAGCGCGCTGGCGGGCGAGACGATCGACATTGCCCGGTCACACATCTACATGGTGGCGGGGACGGCGGGAAAGTGTATTCAGGGATTCCCAGGCGTCTCGTTCGTGCTGGTGCGGAAGGGGTTCGTCGAGCGAATGCGGGCGTACCCGAAGCGGTCGTGGTATCTCCATTTGACCCATTACATCGACAACGAGGGGCGGGGCACGATTCCATTCACCCCGGCGGTGCAAGTCTACTATGCCTTCGACGAAGCGCTCAACGAGCTGCTCGAGGAAGGCGTGGCCAATCGCGTCCACCGGTATAAGAAGACGGCGACTCTGATCCGTGAACGAATGGCTCAACTCGGCGTGAAGGCGCTGCTGCCGGCGGACCGGCAATCAAATACCATCACGGCCTATCACTTGCCGGAGGGGGTTTCCTATCAGGCGCTGCATGACCGCCTGAAGCAGCAGGGCTATGTTATTTATGCCGGTCAAGGCAACCTGGAAAACAAGATTTTTCGCGTGGCCAACATGGGGGCGTTGTCCGAGGCGCAGTTCGGCGGGTTTCTCGACGCCTTCGAACAGGTCTGCAAATCGGCATGAAAGCGGTCATCCTAGCAGCTGGAGTCGGAAAACGCCTGTGGGAAGTGACCCAACATCGCCCGAAATGCCTCATCGAGATCGGGGGCCGGTCGCTCCTGCATCGCTATCTCGAGTCGCTGATTTCCGTCGGGATTCGCCGGGCGGAGATCGTCGTTGGGTACAAGCAGGAAATGATCCGCGCGGCGGTCGAGCAGGATTCCTGCGGCGTCAACGTCACGTTTCTCGTCAACGACCAATTTCACAGAGGCAGCATCTCTTCGCTGTGGATCGCGCGATCCGCGCTCGACGACGATGCCATCGTGATGGATGCCGACGTGCTGTTCCATCGGGACATCCTACGGCGTCTGGTGTCGTCACCTTGTGAGAACGCGCTGTTGATGGATGAGACGGTGAAGCAGACCGGAGAGGAATGCATGGTGGTCGTAGCGGGGGGGCGCGTGATCGCGCTGACGAAGAACATGCCGGAACAGTACGACTACGCCGGTGAAGGGGTTGGATTTCTTCGGGTTCGGCATGCCGACGCGCCTCACGTGGTCTCGTCGCTTCGTGGCTACATCGACAGGGGCTCGTGGGATATGGAGTACGAGGACGCGCTCCGACCGTATTTTCAGGACGTGCGGGTCGGTTATGAACGGATCGGGGGGTTGCCCTGGACCGAGATCGATTTTATCGAAGACGTAAGAAAGGCTGAATTGGAAGTTTTGCCAAGATTATGAGAAAGTCTTCACTGTATCAGCATGTTCCATGAAGAGTGGTTTTGCGAAAGAAACCACCGGTGAACAGATACCGTTGTCGATGCCACGATGAGTAAGAGCATCCTTCAAAGGAGAGTCGAAATCCAGGGGTTGGCCACGGCGATTCTATTGCCGTCCGTCGAGGTCTTCGGCGGTTCCATCGGTCAACCGGCGAGCGAGGTGGGGCCTCTGACCAGCGTCGTGGGAATCGGGCTCTTTCAACGGACCGTGCTGACCTTGCAGCGTGCGGGGATTCGCCAATTAATCGTCCTGTCCGGCGCTGAGGAAGAGCAGCTGAAGCAGGCGCTCGGCAAAGGGCCGCGCGTCACGATTCCCGTCCGATGGATGCCGATCCGTGAATTTCCCCTCGACGATCCCCGGACTTGGGAGGCCTTGGCGGCCGAAGTGCATGGCTTTGCTTTGGTGGCGAGCGTCAAAAGCGTCTTCTCACGAGGGTTGATTGAACGGTTGCGGCGTGACGTGCAGGACGGTCAAGCCATCGTGGTCTCGCAGGCCTCACAGGGGCGGATCGATCAGCTCATGGTGCAGGAGGTGCGGTCGAATGTCTTGTCCGGTCGCCCGGCGATCTTTGCCCCTCCCCGTTTCGACGATCCGGCCTTGCGTCTCGCCGAGTTGGTGGTCGTGCCGACAAGCCTGATGAGCGCCACGAATCAGGCGATGGGTGAGAAGGGGAGCCCTCCGATCCGCCAGTGGCTTGAGCGAGCCTCGGCGGATGGTCGAGTGCGTGTGGTGTCGGCTGACGAGAAGCAAGGAAGTTGGTATCAACCAGTCCGAACCGTATCCGAC
Proteins encoded:
- a CDS encoding phosphocholine cytidylyltransferase family protein, encoding MKAVILAAGVGKRLWEVTQHRPKCLIEIGGRSLLHRYLESLISVGIRRAEIVVGYKQEMIRAAVEQDSCGVNVTFLVNDQFHRGSISSLWIARSALDDDAIVMDADVLFHRDILRRLVSSPCENALLMDETVKQTGEECMVVVAGGRVIALTKNMPEQYDYAGEGVGFLRVRHADAPHVVSSLRGYIDRGSWDMEYEDALRPYFQDVRVGYERIGGLPWTEIDFIEDVRKAELEVLPRL
- a CDS encoding thiamine pyrophosphate-binding protein, encoding MIESDVFVQTMQDMGVDFFTGVPDSILGGIIAELMNRRLYTPAVREDEAVGMAAGAYMAGKTPAVLMQNSGLGTSLNALISLNMIYQQPCILIVSWRGQGGKDAPEHLVMGEVMPQLLDTVKIPHRTLTEKTASEDFRWVAETFMKQRIPVALFITKGVVKGLHP
- a CDS encoding thiamine pyrophosphate-dependent enzyme, yielding MRPEQGTLISRAQAMAAVLELLTDQPVIICNGFPSREAHKIADRPTHFYMIGSMGNAPAIALGVALAKPNKQVVTFDGDGNVLMGMGTLATVGALKPKNFIHVVFDNEVYGTTGNQPTISNVVPLEKVAKSAGYVNVERVLDREDLVYEFKDMLKKDGPSMLLIKVNEFMEDAGRVLHDPPDITRRFMKAIE
- a CDS encoding CDP-alcohol phosphatidyltransferase family protein — its product is MSKSILQRRVEIQGLATAILLPSVEVFGGSIGQPASEVGPLTSVVGIGLFQRTVLTLQRAGIRQLIVLSGAEEEQLKQALGKGPRVTIPVRWMPIREFPLDDPRTWEALAAEVHGFALVASVKSVFSRGLIERLRRDVQDGQAIVVSQASQGRIDQLMVQEVRSNVLSGRPAIFAPPRFDDPALRLAELVVVPTSLMSATNQAMGEKGSPPIRQWLERASADGRVRVVSADEKQGSWYQPVRTVSDIQTAEKKLFNSLKGEFEGFVDRYFNRKVSRWFTRLFLLTGLSPNYITVLAGLIGLLAAVGFGVGTYSAGIVAALLFQLAAVIDCCDGEVARLTFTESPFGAWLDIAFDNIVHMAIFGGIAVGLYTAHIGQTDDWVSLALGGVAVFGNGLSFLLVEKAQKIKTMSGWSTPTHAAWADVMLKNVANRDFSAALLGFALFDQLHWFLIFAAAGALLFAGAMVWVIRPSAVSSSRP
- a CDS encoding pyridoxal-phosphate-dependent aminotransferase family protein — encoded protein: MVLLNPGPVNVSERVRQALLKPDICHREDEFLELLHRIQTKLLKAFVPGAESDYVAVVMTGSGTAAVEAALMSSLPHGRRMLILNNGVYGERMSHIVGLHRLGVSELKYDWTIRPDPEKLLLALRQHQEVHAVGMVHHETTTGLLNPVHEIAEIIDNQNRVFVLDAVSALAGETIDIARSHIYMVAGTAGKCIQGFPGVSFVLVRKGFVERMRAYPKRSWYLHLTHYIDNEGRGTIPFTPAVQVYYAFDEALNELLEEGVANRVHRYKKTATLIRERMAQLGVKALLPADRQSNTITAYHLPEGVSYQALHDRLKQQGYVIYAGQGNLENKIFRVANMGALSEAQFGGFLDAFEQVCKSA